The genomic window CGTCCGCCGGCAGCTGGCCGAGAACGACCTGGACGCCGCCCAGATCCAGGGCACGGGCGCCGGCGGGCGCATCACCCGCAACGACGTGCTCCAGGTGATCGAGGCGAGGGGCGGCACCGGCCGGGCGCCGTCCGCCCCGGCCGAGGCGGCGCCCGAGGCCCCGGCCCGGCCCGCGGCCGCGCCCCAGGGCCAGCCGGCCGCCCCGGCCCAGCCGGCGGCCCGCCAGGCCCCGGCCCCGGCCCAGCCGGCCGCCCGCCAGGCCGCGCCGACCCCGGTCGGCCGGGCCGAGCCGTTCCCGGCGGCCACGGCGAGCGACCGCGACGAGGTCGTGCCGTTCACCAACATCCGGCGGCGCACGGCCGAGCACATGGTCCGCTCGCAGGCCACGTCGGCCCACACGCTGGTCGTCGTCGAGGTGGACTACGCCAACGTCGAGAAGGTCCGCCTGCCCCGGCGCGAGGCGTTCAAGGCCGAGGAGGGCTTCTCGCTCACCTACCTGCCGTTCATCGCCAGGGCGACCATCGACGCCATCGCCGACTTCCCGCACGTGAACGCGTCGGTCGGCAACGACGAGCTGATCGTCCACCGGTACGTGAACCTCGGCATCGCCGTGGACCTCGACTTCGAGGGCCTCATGGTCCCGGTCATCCACGACGCCGACGGCAAGCGCCTCCGGGTGATCGCGAGGGAGGTCAACGACCTCGCCCGCCGGGCCCGCAGCAAGAAGCTCGGGCCGGACGACATCAGCGGCGGCACGTTCACGATCACCAACGCCGGCCCGTTCGGCACCCTGATCACGGCGCCGGTCATCAACCAGCCCCAGGTCGCCATCCTCGCCACCGACGGCGTGCGGAAGCGGCCGGTGGTCGTGCAGGGCCCGGACGGCAGCGACGCCATCGCCATCCACCCGGTCGGCAACCTGGCCCTCTCCTTCGACCACCGCGCCTACGACGGGGCCTACGCCTCGGCGTTCGCCGGCCGCATCCGGGAGATCCTGGAGACGAGGGACTGGTCCGCTGAGCTCTAGGGCCCTGCACGCCCGCTGGCTGGGGCGGGTCCGCTACCGGGACGCGCACGCCCTCCAGCGGGCGCTGTTCGAGCGGTCGGCCGAGGACCACCTGCTCCTCCTCGAGCACCCCCACGTGTACACGCTGGGGGTGCGGGCCGACCTCGCGCACGTGCTCGTCCCGCCGGCCGACGTCGGCGCCGAGCTGGTGCGCACCGACCGGGGCGGCGACGTCACCTACCACGGGCCCGGCCAGCTGGTCGGCTACCCGATCGTGTCGGTGGCGATGGGGCCGTCCGCCATCCCGGACTACGTCCGCTCCGTCGAGCAGCTGCTGATCGACGTGCTGGCCGACCTCGGCCTGCCCGGCGCCGACCGCCTGCCCGGCTACCCGGGCGTGTGGGTCGGCGTCGGCACCGACCGGCCCCGCAAGGTGGCGGCCATCGGCGTGCGGGTGACGAGGGGCAGGACCATGCACGGGTTCGCCCTGAACGTCGACCCGGACCTCGCCTACTTCGGGCACATCGTCCCGTGCGGCATCGCCGACAAGGGGGTGACGTCGCTCGCCGCCGAGGGCGTGCGGGCGCGGATGCGGGAGGTGGTCGACGCCGTCGTCGCCAGGGCCGCCGGCCGGTGGGGGCACGACGAGGTCGAGCGCCAGGACGTCGCCTGGCGGCACCGGACGGCCGACCTGTCCCCGTTCTCCCGGGGCGAGGGGCCGGGCGCGCCGGTGCGGCTGCTCGGCCGGCTGGCCGAGGCCGGCGTGGCCGACGGCCTGTCCGTGCGGGAGCGCAAGCCGGACTGGCTGCGGGCCAAGGCCCACATGGGCGGGGACTACCTGCGGCTGAAGCGCACGATGCGCGACCTGTCGCTCGTCACCGTGTGCGAGGAGGCCGGCTGCCCGAACATCTTCGAGTGCTGGGCCGACGGCACGGCGACGTTCATGATCAACGGCGAGCGGTGCACGAGGGCGTGCGGGTTCTGCCTGGTCGACACCCGCCACCCCGAGCCCCTCGACGCCGGCGAGCCCGAGCGGGTGGGGGAGGCGGTCGAGCGGATGGGGCTGGCCCACGCCGTGGTCACCGCGGTGGCGAGGGACGACCTGCCCGACGGCGGGGCCGCCGCCTTCGCCGAGACGGTGCTGGCCGTGCGCCGGCGCCGGCCGGGGACGAGGGTCGAGGTGCTGATCCCCGACTGCAAGGGCGATCCCGAGGCGCTCGACGTGATCTTCGCCGCCCGGCCGGACGTGCTGAACCACAACCTGGAGACCGTCGCCCGGCTCCAGCGGGCCGTGCGCCCGTCGGCGTCCTACGCCCGCAGCCTGGCCGTGCTCGGCCGGGCCGCCGACGCCGGGCTGGTGACGAAGTCCGGGATCATCCTCGGGATGGGGGAGACCGACGAGGAGGTCGTCGGCGCCCTGGTGGACCTCCGCGGGGTCGGCGTGCAGATCGTCACGCTCGGCCAGTACCTGCGGCCGACCAGCCACCACCTGCCCGTCGCCCGCTGGGTGCCGCCGTCGACGTTCGACCGGCTCCGGGAGGTCGGCGAGGCCCTCGGCTTCGCCCACGTGGAGTCCGGCCCGCTCACCCGGTCGAGCTACCACGCCCGCCAGGCGGCCGAGGGCGCGTCGGTCACGCCCGTCTCGCTCGGGGTGGCGCCCGGCCGGTAGGTCCCCCGGCGGCCGCGTCCCGGCCGTCGGTCGGCCGGGAAGCCGCCCCGCCGTGACGATCGGCCGGCGCGGGCCCGGTTGGTGGGTCGATCGCCGTCACGGCCGGCGGCGGTGCGGGGTCCCAGGCGCGACGCTGGCGGGCAACCGGCCGGGCGGCGGGGCCGTAGCCTGCGGGCATGTTCGCCGAGCGCATGGAGCGGGCGCGGGCCCGCATGGCGGAGCTGGACGTCGACGTGCTGCTGCTGTCCGTCGGCGCCGACCTCCCGTACCTCACCGGCTACGAGGCGATGCCCCTCGAGCGGCTCACGATGCTCGTCCTGCCGAGGGAGGGCGACGCCGTCCTGCTCGTCCCCCGGCTCGAGGTGCCGCGGGTGACGCCGAGGCCCGAGCTGTTCGAGCTGGTCGGCTGGGAGGAGACCGACGACCCCGTCGAGCTCGCCGCCAAGGCGGCCGGCCGGCCGGCGGTGGCGGCCGTCGGCGACCGCACCTGGGCCCGCTTCCTCGTCGACCTGCTGCCGCGGCTGCCGTCGACCCGGTGGGTGAAGGGCTCGGAGGTGACGGCGCCGCTGCGGTCGGTCAAGGACGCCGCCGAGGTGACGGCCCTGCGCCGGGCGGCGGCCGCCGCCGACCGGGTGGCCGCCCAGCTCCAGGCCGGCGAGATCCCCCTCGTCGGGCGGACCGAGGCGCAGGTGTCGGCCGACATCGGCCGGCGGCTGGTGGCCGAGGGGCACGACCGGGTGAACTTCGCCATCGTCGGCGCCGGCGAGAACGCCGCCAGCCCGCACCACGAGCCGTCCGAGCGGGTGATCCGGCCCGGCGACGTCGTCCTCTGCGACTTCGGCGGGACCATGGACGGCTACTGCTCGGACATCACCCGCTGCGTGTCGCTCGGCGAGCCCGACCCGCAGCTGCGCGACCTGTACGCCGTCCTCCAGGCGGCCCAGGCGGCGGCCGTCGAGGCCGCGGTCGTCGGCACGCCGTGCGAGGACGTGGACGGCGTCGCCCGCCGGATCATCACCGAGGGCGGCTACGGCGACCACTTCGTCCACCGCACCGGGCACGGCATCGGCCTCGAGGAGCACGAGGACCCCTACCTCGTCGCCGGCAACTGCGAGGCGCTGGCCCCCGGGCACGCCTTCTCGGTCGAGCCCGGCATCTACCTCCAGGGCCGCTTCGGCGCCCGCATCGAGGACATCGTGGTCGCCACCGAGGCCGGCCCCGAGGCCCTCAACCAGGCCGACCACGCCCTCGTGGTCGTCGACGCCTGACCGGTACGCTCGGCTCGTGGCCACGACCCGGGTCGCACCGCCGGGGCCCGGCGCGCTCCGCCAGGACGCCCGCCGGCTCGCTGCCGAGGGGTGAGCTCCAGCCCGGACCCGGTCGGCTCGTCGACGGCGCCTGCCGGCCCCGCTGAGCGCGAGCGGGGCGTCCCGTCGTGATCCGGCTCGACGCCGCGACGGTGCTGCTGCAGTTCGCCACCGGCGGGCTGCTGTTCCTCTGGGTGACGTCCCGGCGGCGCGAGGTGGGCATCGGCTACGGCTGGCTGCTGCGGTCGTTCTACGCGCTGGTCGCCGCCGGCGCCGTCGTCGCCGGGCGGCTGCTCGAGCCCGTCCCCGCCCGGGAGTGGGCGTCGGCCGGCGTGGCCGTCGCCGCGCTGGCCGCGCTGGCCGTCTCGGTCGTCCGCCGGCGGGCCGGGGTCGCCGGCGAGCGGGAGCGGCGGGAGCGCCGCTCGGCCCGGGTGGCGGCCATGACCGGCGGCCGGCCCGAGCCGGCCGGCGAGCGCGTCCCCGACCCGTCCGTGCCCGAGTTCCCGCCGGCGCTCGACCTCGTGGCCCCCGCCGTCGGCGCCCTCGGGCTGGTCGCCGCGGCCCTCGACGCCGGCGGGCCGGCCGGCCTGGCCGTCGCCCGCACCCTCGTCGGCGCGGCGTTCCTCGGCAGCGTCAGCGACGCCATGCTCCTCGGCCACTGGTACCTCGTGCAGCCGGGGCTCGGCCGGGCGCCGCTGCTCGAGCAGGTGCGGTGGCTCGGGGTGCTGTGCCCCGTCGAGGTGGCCGTCCTCCTGTGGCCGACGGGGATGGGGTCGGTCATCACCGGCACCGTGGACGACGGGTGGAACGGCACCCTCGGCTGGTTCTGGGTGGCGTGCGCGGTGACCACCGCGGGCCTGGCCGTCGTCACCCGGGCGGCCCTGCGGGAGCGGGCCTACTCGGCCGTGATGGCGGCCACCGGGCTGCTCTATCTGGCCATCCTCACGGCGTTCGGGACCGACCTCGTGGCCAGAGCCGTGCTGGCCCCTTGACAGTCGGGCACACTTGAGGGCATGCCCCGGGCGATATGGAGCGGGTCGATCAGCTTCGGTCTGGTCAACATCCCGATCAAGCTGTACACCGCCGTCTCCAGGAAGAGCGTCTCGTTCAACCAGATCGACGCCCGCACGGGCGCCCGCGTGAAGTACCAGCGGGTGTCGGCGGCGGACGGCAGCGAGGTGCCGTACGACCAGATCGTGAAGGGCTACGAGCTCAGCTCGGGGCACTACGTGACGGTCACCGACGAGGAGCTGGCGTCCCTCGACCCCGAGGCGTCGCGCACGATCGACATCGAGGAGTTCGTCGACCTCGCCGGCATCGACCCGCTGTTCTACGACGCCGCCTACTACGTGGCGCCGGACAAGGCGACGGTCAAGCCGTACGCGCTGCTCGTGCGGGCCATGGAGGAGTCGGGCAAGGTGGCCATCGCCCGCTTCGTGATGCGCACCAAGCAGTACCTCGCCGCCCTGCGGCCCCAGGACGGCAAGCTCGTGCTGTCGACCATGGTCTACGCCGACGAGGTCGTGGAGCCGGCCGACATCGGCGAGATCGCCGCGCTGGACAGCGTGGAGCTGTCCGACCGGGAGCTGGCGATGGCCCGCCAGCTGGTCGAGTCGCTGTCGGACGAGTTCCAGCCCGAGAAGTACCGCGACACCCACCGGGACCAGGTGCTCGAGCTGATCGAGCGCAAGGCCGCGGGTGAGGAGGTCGTGGAGATGGCCCCGGCGGCCGAGGCGCCGAAGGTGGTCGACCTCATGGCCGCGCTGGAGGCCAGCGTGGCGGCGGCCAAGGAGGCGAGGAAGCGCCACCCTACGAGTCGCGCCAGCGGCGCGGCGCGTGACGGCGAGGCCGCCGAGGACGGGGAGGCGCCGGCGAAGAAGGCCGGCGCGAAGAAGGCGGCCAAGGCCGCGCCCGCCCCTGCCGCGGCCGCCGACGGGAACGGGGCGGCGAAGGCGCCGGCCAAGAAGGCGGCCGCGCCCCGCCGGCGCAAGTCCGCCTGACGGCCGAGGGCGTGCCCGCCGCCGCCACCGTCAGCATCGAGGGACGCACCCTCCGGCTGTCCAACCTCGACAAGGTCCTGTATCCCGAGGCCGGGTTCACCAAGGCCGAGGTCATCGACTACTACGCCAGGATCTCGCCGGCGTTGCTCACCCACTCGGCCGGCCGGGCCATGAGCCTGCGCCGGTTCCCCGACGGGGTCGACGGCGAGTCGTTCTTCGAGAAGCGCTGCCCGTCGTACCGGCCGGAGTGGATGGCGACCTACCCCGGCCCCGGCGACCACGTCGGCGAGATCCGGTACTGCGGCATCGACGACGTGGCGTCCCTGGTGTGGCTGGCCAACCTGGCCGCGCTGGAGCTGCACGCGCCGATGGCGAGGGGGACCGACCTCGAGTCGCCCCACATGGTGGTGTTCGACCTCGACCCCGGCCCCGGCGTCGGCATCCCGGAGTGCGCCAGGGTCGCGCTCGACATCCGCGAGGTGCTCGACGGGCTCGGGCTCGAGTCGGTGGTGAAGACGTCGGGGTCCAAGGGGCTCCAGGCGTACGTGCCGCTGAACGTCGACGGCCACACCCACGCCGGCACCGCCGCCTTCGCCCAGGCCGTCGCCCAGCTGCTGGAGAAGCGGGACCCGAAGCGGGTGACGAGCGTGATGCGCAAGGACCTGCGGGGCGGCAAGGTGTTCATCGACTGGAGCCAGAACAGTCGCCACAAGACGACCGTGTGCGCCTACTCGCTCCGGGCCCGCCCCCGCCCGACAGTGTCGACGCCGGTCACGTGGGACGAGGCCGAGGCGGCGGCGAGGGGGAAGGACCCGCTCGTCTTCGAGGCGGCCGACGTGCTCGACCGCGTCGACGAGCTCGGCGACCTGTTCGAGCCGGCCGCCACCGTGGAGCAGGAGCTGCCCGGCTGAGCGTCCCGGCGGGGCGCGGCGCCGACGTGCCCCCGGAGCCTCGCCGCCGCTAGGCGCGGCGGACGACGAAGTACTTGGCCCTGGGGTGGTGGCAGATGATGGCGCTGGTCGTCTGCTCGGGCTGGTACTGCCAGCCGGTCTCCTCGGACACCTCGATGCCGAGGCGGTCGGCCTCGAGCAGCTCGGCGACCTTGGCGTTGTCCTCGAGGTCCGGGCAGGCCGGGTAGCCCCACGAGTAGCGCCCGCCCCGGTACTGCTGGCGGAACAGCCCGTGGAGGGTGGGGCCGTCCTCGTCGCCGAAGCCCCACTCGACCCGGATGCGGCGGTGCCACAGCTCGGCCAGCGCCTCGGTCATCTCGACGCCGAGGCCGTGCAGGAGCAGGTAGTCGCGGTACTGGTCGGCGGCGAACAGCTCGGCCGTCGCCTCCGACACCGCCCGGCCCATGGTGACGACGTGGAAGGCGGCGTAGTCGTCCTCGCCCGACTCGACCGGCCGGAAGAAGTCGGCGACGCACAGCCACGGCTCGGCCGGCTGGCGGGGGAACCGGAACCGCAGCCACTCGGCCGTGCGGGTCTCGTCCTTCCACACGACGAGGTCGTCGCCGTCTGCATTCACCCGGAAATAGCCGTAGACGACCTGGGGGACGAGCACCCCGGACGCCTTGGCCGCCGCCAGCTGCTCGCGGAGGACGGGCCGGATGCGGGCCTTGAAGTCGTCGTCGCCCTCGCCCGCCTCCGGCCGGTACTGCCACTGGTTGCGGAAGAGCGCGGTCTCGTTCAGGTAGGCGGCGATGTCGTCGAGGGAGATCCCCTTCACGATGGTCGACCCGACGAACGGCGGGACGGGGACGGGCACGTCGGTCGCCACCTCGGGCGAGCGCCTCGGCCGGTCGACGGCGGTCGCCGCCAGCGCCGCGTCCCGCTCGGACTTCCTCGGCGGCAGCACCCGGCCGGTCGGGACCCGCCCGAAGTCGGGGTCGTCCTCGCCGGTGCGCCGGAGCTCGCCCAGCCGGTCCATCACCCGCAGGCCCTCGAACGCGTCGCGGCCGTAGAACAGGCGGCCGGCGTACACCTCGCGCAGGTCCCGCTCGACGTAGGAGCGGGTGAGGGCGGCGCCGCCGAGGAGCACGGGGATGTGGGACAGGTTGCGCTCGTTCAGCTCCACGAGGTTGTCCCGCATGATGAGCGTGCTCTTCACCAGCAGGCCGCTCATGCCGATGGCGTCGGCCTTCACCTGGACGGCCTTGTCGACCATCTCCGACACCGGCACCTTGATGCCGAGGTTGTGCACCTCGTAGCCGTTGTTCGTGAGGATGATGTCGACGAGGTTCTTGCCGATGTCGTGCACGTCGCCCCGCACGGTGGCCAGCACGATCCGGCCCTTGCCGCCCTCGTCGGACCGCTCCATGTGCGGCTCCAGGTAGGCGACCGCCGTCTTCATGGTCTCGGCCGACTGGAGGACGAACGGCAGCTGCATCTCGCCCGAGGCGAACAGCTCGCCGACCTCCTTCATCCCGGAGAGGAGGACGTCGTTGACCACGGCCAGCGCCGTCAGCCCCGAGGCCAGCGCCTCGTCGAGGTCGGCCTCGAGGCCGTCGCGGTCGCCGTCGACGATGCGCCGGGCGAGACGCCGCTCGACCGGCCACCCCGAGCGGTCCTCCTTCTCGACGGTCGCCGCCTTCACGTCGGCGAACACGTCGAGCAGCCGGGCCAGCGGGTCGTAGTCGGGGGTGCGGCGGTCGTGCACGAGGTCGAGGCAGACCTGGCGCTGCTCGTCGGGGATGCGGTTGAGCGGCATGATGCGCCCGGCGTGGACGATCGCCGCGTCCAGCCCGGCGGCCACGCACTCGTGCAGGAACACCGAGTTGAGGACGTGGCGGGCGGCCGGGTTCAGGCCGAAGGACACGTTCGACACGCCGAGCACGGTCGACACGCCGGGCAGCTCGGCCTTGATCCTGCGGATGGCCTCGATGGTGGCGAGGCCGTCCCGGCGCAGGTCGGCGTCGCCGGTCGACAGCGGGAACGTCAGCGCGTCGATCAGCAGGTCCGTCGGGTCGATGCCGTAGCGCTCGACGGCGAGGTCGTGGATGCGGCGGGCCACCCGCAGCTTCCACTCGACGTCGCGGGCCTGGCCCTGCTCGTCGATGAGCAGGCAGATGACAGCGGCGCCGTACTCCTTGACCAGCCGCATCACCCGGTCGAAGCGGGAGCCCGGCCCCTCGCCCTCCTCCAGGTTGGCCGAGTTCAGGATGGCCTTGCCGCCGATCCACTGGAGCCCGGCCTCCATCACCTGGGGCTCGGTCGAGTCGAGCACCAGCGGGACGCTCGCCTGGGTGGCGAAGCGGCGGGCGACCTCGTCCATGTCGGCGGTGCCGTCGCGGCCCACGTAGTCGACGCACACGTCGAGCACGTGCGCGCCCTCGCGCACCTGGTCCTTCGCCATCTGGGAGCACGTCTCCCAGTCGCCGGCCAGCATGGCGTCGCGGAACCGCTTCGAGCCGTTGGCGTTGGTGCGCTCGCCGATGATGAGGAACGACGTGTCCTGGCGGAACGGGACCATGCTGTAGATGGACGCCGCGCCCGGCTCGCGCTCGGGGGCCCGGGGCGCCGGCGTGAGGTCCCGGCAGGCCTCGACGACCTTGCCGATGTGCTCTGGGGTCGTGCCGCAGCAGCCGCCGACGATCGACACGCCCAGCTCGGCGACGAAGCGGCGGTGGTGGTCGGCCAGCTGGTCCGGCGTGAGGTCGTAGTGCATGCGGCCGTCGACCACGGAGGGCAGGCCGGCGTTCGGCAGGCACGAGATCGGGGCGGGCGAGTGCGCCGACAGGTGGCGCAGGTGCTCGCTCATCTCGGCCGGCCCGGTGGCGCAGTTCACGCCGATCACGTCGGGCCGCAGCGCCTCGACGGCGGTGAGC from Acidimicrobiales bacterium includes these protein-coding regions:
- the lipA gene encoding lipoyl synthase, producing the protein MGRVRYRDAHALQRALFERSAEDHLLLLEHPHVYTLGVRADLAHVLVPPADVGAELVRTDRGGDVTYHGPGQLVGYPIVSVAMGPSAIPDYVRSVEQLLIDVLADLGLPGADRLPGYPGVWVGVGTDRPRKVAAIGVRVTRGRTMHGFALNVDPDLAYFGHIVPCGIADKGVTSLAAEGVRARMREVVDAVVARAAGRWGHDEVERQDVAWRHRTADLSPFSRGEGPGAPVRLLGRLAEAGVADGLSVRERKPDWLRAKAHMGGDYLRLKRTMRDLSLVTVCEEAGCPNIFECWADGTATFMINGERCTRACGFCLVDTRHPEPLDAGEPERVGEAVERMGLAHAVVTAVARDDLPDGGAAAFAETVLAVRRRRPGTRVEVLIPDCKGDPEALDVIFAARPDVLNHNLETVARLQRAVRPSASYARSLAVLGRAADAGLVTKSGIILGMGETDEEVVGALVDLRGVGVQIVTLGQYLRPTSHHLPVARWVPPSTFDRLREVGEALGFAHVESGPLTRSSYHARQAAEGASVTPVSLGVAPGR
- the ligD gene encoding non-homologous end-joining DNA ligase; translated protein: MPAAATVSIEGRTLRLSNLDKVLYPEAGFTKAEVIDYYARISPALLTHSAGRAMSLRRFPDGVDGESFFEKRCPSYRPEWMATYPGPGDHVGEIRYCGIDDVASLVWLANLAALELHAPMARGTDLESPHMVVFDLDPGPGVGIPECARVALDIREVLDGLGLESVVKTSGSKGLQAYVPLNVDGHTHAGTAAFAQAVAQLLEKRDPKRVTSVMRKDLRGGKVFIDWSQNSRHKTTVCAYSLRARPRPTVSTPVTWDEAEAAARGKDPLVFEAADVLDRVDELGDLFEPAATVEQELPG
- the metH gene encoding methionine synthase, which gives rise to MPGSYLDAVRERVVVFDGATGTNIQLRHLGPDDFGGPELEGCNEILAVTRPDVVADVHRSFLDVGVDVVETDTFGAFAVPLAEYGLADRAHELNVAAARIAREVASGYDAWVAGSMGPGTKLPSLGQIRYAQLRDAYEVQALGLLEGGVDLLVVETVYDLLQAKAAIVAARRAMAKLGREVPLQVQVTMEVTGRMLPGTEIGAALTAVEALRPDVIGVNCATGPAEMSEHLRHLSAHSPAPISCLPNAGLPSVVDGRMHYDLTPDQLADHHRRFVAELGVSIVGGCCGTTPEHIGKVVEACRDLTPAPRAPEREPGAASIYSMVPFRQDTSFLIIGERTNANGSKRFRDAMLAGDWETCSQMAKDQVREGAHVLDVCVDYVGRDGTADMDEVARRFATQASVPLVLDSTEPQVMEAGLQWIGGKAILNSANLEEGEGPGSRFDRVMRLVKEYGAAVICLLIDEQGQARDVEWKLRVARRIHDLAVERYGIDPTDLLIDALTFPLSTGDADLRRDGLATIEAIRRIKAELPGVSTVLGVSNVSFGLNPAARHVLNSVFLHECVAAGLDAAIVHAGRIMPLNRIPDEQRQVCLDLVHDRRTPDYDPLARLLDVFADVKAATVEKEDRSGWPVERRLARRIVDGDRDGLEADLDEALASGLTALAVVNDVLLSGMKEVGELFASGEMQLPFVLQSAETMKTAVAYLEPHMERSDEGGKGRIVLATVRGDVHDIGKNLVDIILTNNGYEVHNLGIKVPVSEMVDKAVQVKADAIGMSGLLVKSTLIMRDNLVELNERNLSHIPVLLGGAALTRSYVERDLREVYAGRLFYGRDAFEGLRVMDRLGELRRTGEDDPDFGRVPTGRVLPPRKSERDAALAATAVDRPRRSPEVATDVPVPVPPFVGSTIVKGISLDDIAAYLNETALFRNQWQYRPEAGEGDDDFKARIRPVLREQLAAAKASGVLVPQVVYGYFRVNADGDDLVVWKDETRTAEWLRFRFPRQPAEPWLCVADFFRPVESGEDDYAAFHVVTMGRAVSEATAELFAADQYRDYLLLHGLGVEMTEALAELWHRRIRVEWGFGDEDGPTLHGLFRQQYRGGRYSWGYPACPDLEDNAKVAELLEADRLGIEVSEETGWQYQPEQTTSAIICHHPRAKYFVVRRA
- a CDS encoding Xaa-Pro peptidase family protein; this encodes MFAERMERARARMAELDVDVLLLSVGADLPYLTGYEAMPLERLTMLVLPREGDAVLLVPRLEVPRVTPRPELFELVGWEETDDPVELAAKAAGRPAVAAVGDRTWARFLVDLLPRLPSTRWVKGSEVTAPLRSVKDAAEVTALRRAAAAADRVAAQLQAGEIPLVGRTEAQVSADIGRRLVAEGHDRVNFAIVGAGENAASPHHEPSERVIRPGDVVLCDFGGTMDGYCSDITRCVSLGEPDPQLRDLYAVLQAAQAAAVEAAVVGTPCEDVDGVARRIITEGGYGDHFVHRTGHGIGLEEHEDPYLVAGNCEALAPGHAFSVEPGIYLQGRFGARIEDIVVATEAGPEALNQADHALVVVDA
- a CDS encoding Ku protein, yielding MPRAIWSGSISFGLVNIPIKLYTAVSRKSVSFNQIDARTGARVKYQRVSAADGSEVPYDQIVKGYELSSGHYVTVTDEELASLDPEASRTIDIEEFVDLAGIDPLFYDAAYYVAPDKATVKPYALLVRAMEESGKVAIARFVMRTKQYLAALRPQDGKLVLSTMVYADEVVEPADIGEIAALDSVELSDRELAMARQLVESLSDEFQPEKYRDTHRDQVLELIERKAAGEEVVEMAPAAEAPKVVDLMAALEASVAAAKEARKRHPTSRASGAARDGEAAEDGEAPAKKAGAKKAAKAAPAPAAAADGNGAAKAPAKKAAAPRRRKSA
- a CDS encoding dihydrolipoamide acetyltransferase family protein; the protein is VRRQLAENDLDAAQIQGTGAGGRITRNDVLQVIEARGGTGRAPSAPAEAAPEAPARPAAAPQGQPAAPAQPAARQAPAPAQPAARQAAPTPVGRAEPFPAATASDRDEVVPFTNIRRRTAEHMVRSQATSAHTLVVVEVDYANVEKVRLPRREAFKAEEGFSLTYLPFIARATIDAIADFPHVNASVGNDELIVHRYVNLGIAVDLDFEGLMVPVIHDADGKRLRVIAREVNDLARRARSKKLGPDDISGGTFTITNAGPFGTLITAPVINQPQVAILATDGVRKRPVVVQGPDGSDAIAIHPVGNLALSFDHRAYDGAYASAFAGRIREILETRDWSAEL